DNA from Acanthochromis polyacanthus isolate Apoly-LR-REF ecotype Palm Island chromosome 7, KAUST_Apoly_ChrSc, whole genome shotgun sequence:
TCAATGCAATTAGATGAACAGAGTGTCGATAGGTGGCCGGAGCCGTTCACTGGAGGCACTGGGTGGGAGAGGAGCCGCAGGAGGTCAGGGATACTTGTAATGAACAGGATGTTTTGGAAACAGCGGTGGAAGTAACAGAGTCGAAAGGCCGCCGCACAGAATCCTTTACtatctcaaaaaaataaaaacaaaagcattgagatatcaaaagaaaaatgttaccaaaaaagagaaaacgcCTGGCTTTATCTGCAAGAAGCGCTGCTCTTTCAGTGCATCGTCTGCCGCCTGACAGTGCAGTGAGTGCAGCAGAATGAGGTGAAGCCCAGAGCCACCCCTTCTCTCTTCAGCAGGCCACATTAACCCAGCAGGGCTCTGCCTTTATGGCTCTCCTGCTCGCACTTCAGTGATGAGAGTAAACAAGCAGCGGGCCAAAGGTCAGCTAAGCCCACAGAATAAAAGAGGGCACAAGGGGAAAAAGAGGTGGGAGGAAAGGAGAGCGGCCCGAGGCAGTGCTCAGATCACTGTCAGGGCTTCAAGCAGGGAATGATGTACGAGACAACAGCCCCGAACCGGAAATGATTATAAACAGAGAACAGGGGAGAGTATATGAGAGAAAAGGGCTGCATTGTCTCTATCTGTCAAATTTGTTACTTCCTCGGATCAGATAACGACGGTGAAACCtgtaaaaagtgaaaagaagAACCACCCCTGACTGATAGCGATGGATTAATCACACTGTCTCCTTTTGTCTCGGccacagaagagaaatgaggaACAATCATATATGCAAGCGCTTTTTCCCCACCTACCCCACCTGTATTGTTGAATGACAAATGAGGCCGATTAAGGACATgtgacattattattattacaattttggattttttttcttccttttacaTCATTAAATGCGTTCTGGTAATTAAGTGAGCCGGCATCCTCATCAGGCCTCTGTGAAATAGCTGGAGCTCGTATAGATTTTTCATTCTTAAGTTCCTGTTGCTTGCAGGCTTTACCAAGGTGACACGACTCCTGCACTTTCCCTTTGCACTGAGATTAATCCCACTTTGACTGTGGAGGTGGATTAAAGCTAAACTCGGGTGCCCAAACTTGTTTTAATACCCATATCgtcagacaaaaacaggatAAAGATTTGAGCAGGAAAAGCAGCATTGCAGTGCTAGAATGTGACTGTGGAATTGCAAGTTACTATACAGATTTGTCAACCACACAGCAAATTAAAGATACTATCTCGCCCGAGCTTATATTGTGGAAGTTGTGTGATGATGCCGAGCTTAGGCGGCGAATCCGCAATCTTTAGCTCCTCCAACAAAGGTGCACCGAAAGAGACAGCGTGACAGAGATAtggtttcttattttttttaatttttagtaTTTATGGGCTTGAGACGGACGCGCCATCCCTCCCAACGTGCGTTATGAATGACCAGCCAGAGCTGCTGTGGCACAAATACACCCTGGTGGACTCCTGCAGGGCCGTCTGCTTCTCAGAGCAGCACAGTAATCATTTTTATCCTGCTGATTTCCCAAATAGAAATGGACACGTATGATAAAAATGTCACGGCCACTCCACATGTCAGTGGACTAACAGGATTACATGTCACTTTCTAATGTCTCGCTCTGTTTTCCTTTGCTGTGAATGGCCACACTATTGCACACAGGAACTTTGTGGTAATATATGGTAAGAGACAAGTAGCTCTTTATGGCCTGTGATTATTTAGTTTGAATGAAACCAGTGATTTATGCCCATTTAGCTGAAAAGCCCTGTAAATTCCCTCAGCTGCATTTCCCCTGGATATAGAGTGAGTGGAGTGAAAGTGACAACTGGGTTTGGTGTGGAAATGTACGCTGCGTCCCAGAGTTATATTTAATATACCTGACATGAAAAACGTGCCTACCTACTTACCACCACCCGCAGCACAAAGGAAAGTGCAGCCCGCTGCGCTTGTGTTGAATCAGAGAGTGGGAGTAAATACTGAATTAGGAAAATATGAACCGTTGTGGCAGACAAACCACCAGCTATTAGAGCATGTTGAGATATGTAGCCGGGCATCTGGTCAGTCAGCATTTGAATCATGTGCCATTTTGTTTCGTGCTGCACAAACTGGAATAGAAACAGTCGAGTCTGTCCAGAACGATAGCTTTGGGTGGAGTTGTGCAAATGCAGTGTGATGTGGATGAGGGTTAGTGGAGCAGCGGCATATTGTCCACATGGATGGCTTGGCTCTGCAAGCTTGATGGAGCCTTGTCCAGCATCTCAATGTCTCCAACACAAATAGCCACATTCATCCACTCCTCTCACACCATTACACCTAAAAGACTCAAAGCCAGCCGATCCATAAATAGAGGcaaatttgtttttcagtggcACTGCAGTCgaacaaaacaccaacagagATGAAAACATCAGAGAAGTGGCCACaatatgtttccttttttttaaaaaaccagGATTGTGTTTGTAAGAAAGATATAAAGAGGAAAAGGAGTGTTTTCCTTCTAGTATTTACTCCGGTGGATGGTGCGCAGGGTCAGTCGGTCAAAGCATGGTAAAAGGGCTTCTCTGATTGCATGCCTACTGGCTGCCACAATAGAGCCACTAATCTTCTTATTTAGAATCCAGAGGCTGGCCATATCTTAATGAAGCTGTAATGAGCTGTTGAAAATCCCTGAATTGCGGGAGGGATTATTGAATTGAAACAACTCTGGTAATCATAACGTTCGAGTAGCCACTCGGTATTTACTGCCCATTGAGCCACATTTTTATCCACTTACTAGAGTGAATTGCTTgagcgtgttttttttttcattgtaattCTGACCcgcagtgtttttttgtttgtttactctcTGAAAAAGCCTGCCATTGTGGTTGCATTGCCAGTGCATCCAGGTGTGCATGTACGCTATCTGCTGTGTGATTACGACTTGCTGACAGGCTGGcgagacagaaaaccagaggAAATAAACAGCAGGATCGgagaacaaaacacagaattcaTGAATGAGCGCTTTGCATAGAATTGACTCTGCACTCATTCTGCCATATGTAGATTTTTATTTCCCCTCGCACATTTTTATGACTTTCTAAAAATACTGCTAAATCAGAACTGTAAAATAGTACACTATTGAAAACTTATAAGCCGATAGAAATGAGGCAAGCGGTAGTTACTTTCTGGAGTTTCCCAGCATTCACTGTGTCAAAGACAGAGACACTTACTAGAGGTATAGTTTTCTGTTTAGCATCCTTTCACAGAGTAGAAGTGCCACTTCACCATTGAGCATTTGTCAGTTTATGGATGTTGCTGTCATGTCAGCCTTCCCGTACACACAGTGTGCAGCGCAGTGTGTAAATAAAAGAGAACAGGCATAGACATGAGCGACAGGAACGCAGCACATACACAGGAGGCACTCGGTTCATACCTGCAAGGGAAgcatcacagtatggcagacaATGCAGACATCATGCATTTAATTGCATTTACCCATTCAGTCTGGGTGTTTCTTTATTAATAGTGTGATATTTTTTCAGTCTTGACAACTGTGTccctgtttctgtgtttgctgcagGTCTCAGCATCCGTGGTGCCCAGGAGGAGGACCCTCCAGACCCCCAGCTCATGCGCTTAGACAACATGCTGCTGGCAGAGGGAGTGGCAGGACCAGAGAAAGGTGGTGGATCCGCCGCCGCCGCAGCTGCTGCCGCGGCCTCGGGCGGGGCGGCCGACAACTCCATAGAACATTCCGACTACAGAGCCAAACTCACCCAGATCAGACAGATCTACCACACAGAGCTGGAGAAATACGAACAGGTGAGCCCTTCGCAATCCCAGATCTTCCCGAGAACTGCTTCAAGATGGAGTTTCTGCTTGAAGTAGCACACCTCCAGGAAAAGAAGAATAGctaaaacatttttctcttttactaCTAAAAGGTTTAAATAACCATGTGACTACCGGCTGCTATAAATCTCAACACACTATAAAATGGACCTATTTAATTGTACATAATAGTTCACACAGCTTCTCAACACTCAGCTTACTTCTTACATTATGAAGAAAATTGCAGAGAATATGTAAGATGTGTGAGAATGTATTATTagcttgaaagaaaaaaactgcagcGTTTTTCACTGAGTTCTAGTTGATTATAGAGATCCAAAGGAGTGCCCTATTCATCTGTGTTAAATGAAAGTATGATCAGCTCCTTCACCTAGCACTTTGAGCCTGCCATTAAACACAGAGGCATTATGGGCGAAAATAGAAGGTGTAACAGTGATGCCTCAGCAAGCCGGTGAGGTAAATTAGACTAATTTACTCCGTGCTCTCTGAGAGAGGAGGTGGGTATGCGGGGGCACACAACACTTCGCCTGGAGTAAATGCATCTTTCTTAAGGGTGTTTCCAGGTTTTAATTatctaaatgtaaatacttaACGAATTTTACTCAGAGTAATGAGCTAAAGTGTGCACTACGTAAATGAGTTATTCTAATTAATCATGTATGAACTACTGGTTTAACGAAAAGCTGTTTAAATTCACTCTGCATTGAGGCCCAGCCAAATTGCAAATCTGCATTTACTCCAAGATGACTTCACCTATTATGTCATCAAAGTCATATGCAGACGGTGCACTTTGTTGGAGCTTTCACCACACTAAGAGCTCGCATGTAATTAGCTCAATTAATATGTGAATAATATAGACAACTTTGGCGTATCAGTCAAGGAGCCAGTAGAAGTTTTATAAAACTTGATGTACGGAACTCATCTtggctgtttttgtcattctgttccTTGGCAGGCATGCAACGAATTTACTACCCATGTGATGAACCTTCTGAGGGAACAGTCTCGCACGCGGCCCATCTCTCCTAAAGAGATTGAACGCATGGTGGGAATCATCCACCGTAAGTTCAGCTCCATCCAGATGCAACTGAAGCAGAGCACCTGTGAGGCTGTCATGATCCTGCGCTCCAGATTCCTTGATGCCAGGTCAGTGAATCGTGTGTTTAGAAtctatatgtgtgtgcgtgtttaaGTGTCTAGAAGCTTTTGTTGCTTCTCTATGACCCATATAAGCAAATCCAGTGGGCGAGGTCATTTTTAGACCTGAAGTTTCTTCCACTTTTCTGGCACAGCACACAGTATGAATACTGCAAAGATGCATAATTTTAATCGTGTCCGTGTTCCATGCCTTATCCATTTTCAAGACAATCATGCCCTCACACCTGAGAGCAGttaagaccaaatgaaatgagGGCCGAGTCGTGTGTAATGGATGGAGGGGAGGTCATCAGCAGGTGTTGTGGATTACTCTAATCGCTAACAGTGTGGCGCGGTGTGGAGCTCGGCGGAGAGCGGCACAAGTTTGGGGCCAAACAAACCAAGTGGAAGCACATTTGCTGCCCACTGCCTGTGTGAAGCACAgcaaacaaggcaaaataaGCAAATGCTCAACAACATGATAAGTAGTGCCCTTGGGAGGGAAGGGGACCCAGATCTCGTTAGAGTTTGCTTGTTTCTGCTGGAGATCCCTGGGGCTGTGGCACTTCAGGAACAATGCTCAACTGTGCATGCCATGATTTCTATAATGTACCGAGATGCACTCCGACTGGGCTTTGCGCTCCATCACGAAGCCCACCCATCCGCTGCACTAAACTCTACACATTACACGCTTGGACTGGAGATTGGAGACCAACAGACCAAATTAAACATTGTATGTGTTTtgtgactctgtgtgtttgtttgtgcgcGTGTGCTTGTCAGTTTATTGGTCAGagtcttttcttttgtgtgtgttgacgAGACTCTCGGAGCAGGACACGATATTCTGCTCCTGAGGGCCCTTAGAGCCCATTCCTcattattttcaccatttatgTGTGAGATTGATTGTGCAATTTGTGCAACCCAAATGGATGAGTTAATGCTGGTCTCACTAATAGGCTTGCTCGGCCTTTCTCTCGTTTTTCTCCCCACTCAGGCGGAAAAGGAGAAACTTCAGCAAGCAGGCGACAGAAATTTTGAACGAATATTTCTACTCGCACCTCAGCAACCCGTATCCCAGCGAGGAGGCTAAAGAGGAGCTGGCCAAGAAGTGCAGCATCACGGTTTCCCAGGTGGGTAGCGCTCATCTAACAGTAGCTGGTGGGTAATCAAGGTGGGAAAGGCTAAAGCCTAGAGGGATAGTTACCGTAGGTCACACCACCAAGACACAATGTCCTTTGCTAACCTTGACATTGTGACTGCCTAATGATGCTTCAGTCAAGGCTGGTCCCAGTCAGTCAGAGCAGGGCCACAGGGAAGGGAGACCTATATCATCTTAGCCTCAATCAAAGCACTATGCTGTCCTTCCTTAGCCAACCCCCCCAACGCTGGGTCCCCTGCCATTTTTCCCTCTCATTCCCATCCACCATGTGTGCTCTCTCTGTTGCCTGGTCAGTCGCTCAGGTCATAAgctgggaagaaaaaaaaatggcatcatCCATTACTTTAAGAAAAAGCAGTTAAAGTGTGGTGCTCCAAAACACCGGAAGATACAGGGCATTTATTTGTAAGTTTGCTCTTCAAGTGACCTTGCAGGAGTCTGCTAATTCACAGTTATCTTTTACACTTAAAGATGCGACTTGCCCACTTTATATATATCATAGCCTCTTCGTTGGGCAAACCTGAAGGCAATATCTCTCACACCTAACCCCCACATCCAAAGTATTATTATCCTGTGCTCTCTTTTTCTGCTGTGATTGTGACTACTATCTAGGCTTTTTTTGATACTCTATTGTTCTATGGTTGTCCTCATGAGACACAATATCAGAGAAACATGAATCTATACAATAATCTGCAGTGTTTTGTCTGTGTGGGGAGGGGGTGATGAGGGGTATATTGAGTGTAGTCATGAAGAGTCAGATACTGTAAAAGCCCATTCTTTTTTGCCTTCAGGGGGTGGGAAGCACCATCACAGTATCACAGGTATGTCATAACTTCTCCTGAtccactgttttcatttttttgtaccTCCTTTGTTTATGTATGTAATAGCCTCACAGTTTTCCACTGCACAGAACCTCCTTCCCTCACACTACTGGATCAATGCTAATGCTATAAATACAGTATTTAAAGTTTGAATTtacgctaaaaaaaaaaaagagtggatAAGATGTTCCAGCATTTACATCCCACCTTTAAGTCACACAAGCCCACAGCCTACTTTTGATTGATTCATATTTTTACACTTACACCCATGTTATCACCATATTATGTGTCTACAAATGTGTCACATGTAATTTTACTTTTTCGGCTCTTGTTTGCcacattatcttttttttttggtttttgttgtaGAGCGTTGACTAattgtgtggttttattttttcaatcttCAAATTGCGCTCAGTTACCTCCCTCCCACCTCGTGATCACTCTGTGCTTTACGGCGGTCAGAGGAATGACCAGCGGCCTCCACAAATGGAGCTCCACTCTGTTTGTTGAGTGAGTGCCTCCCAAAACAGGCCACCGTAGCAGCTCCCATGAGAACAAATCAGTCTATGCAGAAATTAGAGGGCTTTTAAAAATTCACTTGAACTCATCTCAGGCCCCATTAGTGGCGTGCTCCTCGATAAGCGCAGGCCATGGCAGACATTCTTATTGACTTATTCTTAGTGCTTTGGCTCATTTTAAGT
Protein-coding regions in this window:
- the pbx3b gene encoding pre-B-cell leukemia transcription factor 3b isoform X9, producing MSFSICVAQCTDSLAATMDDQARIMQSIGGVSLAGHSVQGGMALPPPHGHDGTDGDGRKQDIGDILHQIMTITDQSLDEAQAKKHGLNCHRMKPALFSVLCEIKEKTGLSIRGAQEEDPPDPQLMRLDNMLLAEGVAGPEKGGGSAAAAAAAAASGGAADNSIEHSDYRAKLTQIRQIYHTELEKYEQACNEFTTHVMNLLREQSRTRPISPKEIERMVGIIHRKFSSIQMQLKQSTCEAVMILRSRFLDARRKRRNFSKQATEILNEYFYSHLSNPYPSEEAKEELAKKCSITVSQVSNWFGNKRIRYKKNIGKFQEEANLYAAKTAVNAAHAAAAAVQNSQANSPTTPNSGGYPAPCYQSDGRIQ
- the pbx3b gene encoding pre-B-cell leukemia transcription factor 3b isoform X8, giving the protein MSFSICVAQCTDSLAATMDDQARIMQSIGGVSLAGHSVQGGMALPPPHGHDGTDGDGRKQDIGDILHQIMTITDQSLDEAQAKNRKHGLNCHRMKPALFSVLCEIKEKTGLSIRGAQEEDPPDPQLMRLDNMLLAEGVAGPEKGGGSAAAAAAAAASGGAADNSIEHSDYRAKLTQIRQIYHTELEKYEQACNEFTTHVMNLLREQSRTRPISPKEIERMVGIIHRKFSSIQMQLKQSTCEAVMILRSRFLDARRKRRNFSKQATEILNEYFYSHLSNPYPSEEAKEELAKKCSITVSQGVGSTITVSQVSNWFGNKRIRYKKNIGKFQEEANLYAAKTAVNAAHAAAAAVQNSQANSPTTPNSGGYPAPCYQSDGRIQ